CGTCGCCGAAGATGCCGAACTTGGCTTTGCCCATAAACACTTCCTTGCGGCCCGTGAGCGAGGCCTGGCGGCTTTCCCACCCTAGGCGGTAGTCGCGGAGCAGTTCTTCTTTGCTAAGCGTGGCGGCGGCCGAAGCTACGGCCGATTCGGCAGTGGACATGCAGTTGGTCGTCGGGAAAAAGTAGACGGAGCGGACACCCGCCGGATGGGTGCGGGCGGCCCGCCGAGGCCGGCGGGCCCTCAAAAGTACGCAAAAGCGGCACGCAAAGTCGAGGCCCGGCAAACGACCGTTAGGTTCGGGCTTCTGATTATATTTGCTGAGGCTGTTTTACCTTGCCGTTCGGGCCCCTGGGTGCACCGATTAATGCCTGAGCACGCAGCCTTTAGTCATTCATTTACGCCTTTTTGCTATGCTTCGTACCCTTACTACCTCGCTGCTGGGCTTGTGCCTGCTGCTCACGGCCCTAGGTGCTTCGGCCCAGGGTGTGCTCGAGTTTACTCAAACCATGCACGACTTCGGCAACGTGGCCGAGGGCAGCGTGGCCACCCACGAGTTCAAGTTCAAGAACACCGGCAACCAGCCCGTGGTAATTGCGAATGTGCAGGCATCGTGCGGCTGCACCACCCCCGACTGGACAAAAACGCCCGTGATGCCCGGCAAAACCGGCTTTATTCGGGCCGCTTACAACAGCGCCGGCCGCCCGGGTCAGTTCAACAAAACCGTAACCGTGACGAGCAACGCTGCTACGCCTACGCTGGTACTGACCATTAAAGGTGCTGTGGTTGACAAAGCCGAAATGGCCAAGAGCTACACGGCCGCGCAAATTGCCAAGTCACCCAAACTCACCCTCGACCGCAAGCTGCACGACTTCGGCAAGATGGAATCGGGCCAGCAGCTCACGGCCAAGTTCACAGTAAAGAACACCGGCAAGAGCGACCTGCAGCTGGGCTCGATTACCTCCAACTGCTACTGCGTATCGCTGCGCAACCAGCCCAAAGCCCTGAAGCCCGGCGAGTCGGCTACCATCGAGCTGCAGTACGCCCAGCGCCAGATTGGCCAAATGGCCGATGTGGTAACGCTGCACTCCAACGACATCACCGGCCCCGACGCTACCATCACCCTCAAAGCCAACGTGGTACAAAGCCTCTCGCAGCAAAGCATGCTGAAAGAAGGCGCCGCGGCGGTACCGTTTAAGTAGGACCGCGGATAACTGGCTGCGTCTTGCCTGCTTGGGATGCGCCAGCAACAAGCACAACGGCCGTCATGTCGAGCTTGCCGAGACATCTCGCCGGATAGTATTGTCATCCTGACGCAGAAAGGACCTTCTCACGTCAGGACCTCAGATATCTCGCTCCGCTCGACATGACAGGCTTATTGACCTGCTAATTTCTTGCTGATGCCACGACCTCAACCGTCGTGGCATCATTTTTTGTAGTGCCCGCCTAGGTGCATTTTGCGCGTTCCTCCCTCAACAACCTCTACCCTACCCGATGCGTGTTTCTTTACCCTTGTTCCTAGGTCTGGCAAGTGCGGCCGTGCTGGGCAGCGGCTGCGTCCGTAATATTCAGGTGCCCCAGGCCACGCCGCAGTATGGCTTGCAGCTGCGTATTCGGCTACCGAAAATCACGCCGGCTACTACGCTCGATACCGTGCGGGTAGCCCTGGAGCTCATCAACACCAACGACGAGCCCTACGTGGTATCCAGCCCGGCACGGCCCCAGGCCACCCTGCCCGTGGCCTACATCGACGGGGCACCTAGGGCCTGGCAAATGCACATGCGCCGCGGCAAGGATGTGCGCATCACCCTACCGCCGCGCGGCACTTACCGCGCCACCTACGATTTGCCCATGAGTGCTTTTGCGGGCGAGCGGCGCGAGGCCGGCAAACAATATCAGCTGCAGCTGCTTTACCACCCCAAGGTGTACGGCCCCAAAGGGCACCGCGCCACGTTCGTCGAAATCCAGAGCAACAAGCTGGCCTTTTGAGGTAGCTCGACCGAACGCCGGGCGGCGGGCATTGCCTATATTTGCGGCCACTTTTCCCCGTCATCACATCCCACCATATTTCCCATGATCATCGGCGTACCGAAGGAAATTAAGAATAACGAAAACCGCGTGGGCGTTACGCCCGCCGGCGTGGCCGAATTCCGCAAGGCGGGCCACACGGTATATGTGCAAACCAGCGCTGGCGAAGGCAGCGGTTTCTCCGATGCCGATTACGAGCAGGCTGGCGCTATGCTGCTGCCCACCATCGCCGATGTGTACGGCCAGGCCGAGATGATCGTGAAGGTGAAGGAGCCCATCCAGGAGGAGTACCAGCTCATCCGCGAAGGCCAGCTGCTGTTCACCTACTTCCACTTTGCCTCGTCGGAGGAGCTGACGCACGCCATGATCGAGCGCAAGGCTACCTGCTTGGCTTACGAAACCGTAGAGCTGCCCAACCGCTCGCTGCCCCTGCTGGTGCCCATGAGCGAAGTGGCTGGCCGCATGGCTCCGCAAGAAGGCGCTAAGTACCTCGAGAAGCCGCTGAAAGGCCGCGGCATTCTGCTAGGTGGCGTACCCGGCGTACGTCCGGCGCAGGTGCTCATCCTGGGCGGTGGCGTGGTAGGCACCAACGCCGCTAAAGTAGCTGCCGGCTTCGGCGCGCAGGTTACCATCATGGACATCAGCCTGAACCGTCTGCGCGAGCTCGACGACATCATGCCGAAGAACGTGGTGACGCAGTACTCGAACGACTACAACATCCGCGCTGCCATCAAGGAGGCCGATCTGATCATCGGCGCCGTACTGATTCCGGGCGCTAAGGCTCCGCACCTTGTTACGCGCGAGATGCTGAAGGACATGAAGCCCGGCGCCGTAGTGGTTGACGTTGCCGTTGACCAAGGTGGCTGCATCGAAACCTGCACCCCCACCACGCACGAGAACCCCACCTTCATCATCGACGATGTGGTGCACTACTGCGTAGCCAACATGCCCGGCGCGGTGCCCTACACCTCTACCCTGGCCCTCACCAACGCTACCCTGCCCTACGCCATTAAGCTGGCCAACCTGGGCTGGCGCGAGGCCTGCCTGCGCGACGCTTCGTTGCGCCTGGGCCTGAACGTGGTAAACGGCGAGGTGGTGTACAAAGGCGTAGCCGAGGCTTGGGGCCTGCCGCTCACCAACGTGAGCAAGATCCTGGAGCCTGCCCACGCGTAAGTGAATTAAGAAGGAATAGTGAGGAAGGAAGATTGCGTTTACGGGCCCAATCACCCCTGTTCTGCCTTCTTCCTTCCTCACTACTCCTTCACCCTTAAAAAAGCCTCCCCTACAAGGGAGGCTTTTTGCTAACTCGAATACCTTCTTTCTCCGCGATGCAAGACATCACCTACATCGGCGAGCCCATTTCCGATTCGGCTACCTTTAAGCTGCTGCCTTTTGAGATGCAAGCCTTTATGCTGCAGCACAATGGCATGGTTGCTTTTCTGGGCGGCCTGCACATTCGGGGTTGCTGCCACGAGCCGGCCTGGCACTCGCTGCGCGAGGCCTGGCAGGGCGAAAATGCATTTTGGCGCACCTACGCCAGCGTAAAGCAAAGCGACCTGCCTTTCGCCCAGGATGCGGTGGGCAATCAGTTTCTGCTGCGCCGCGGCGAGGTGTGGTGGCTCGATACCGAAACCGGCGAAATGGAAAACCTGGGCGTAGACTTCGTGCGGTTTATTCGCGGCGTGGAGCTGTACCCCGACCAAGCCCTCGACCTGCAGGCCGTTTCGATGTTCACGAACCTAGGAGCCGTGCTGCAACCGGGCGAGCTGCTGGCCGTGTACCCGCCCAACTGCATCAAGGCTGAAAACGAAAACTTCAACCTGACGCGCATGCCCGTGGATGTGCGCCTGGGCTCGTTGGCCAACCTGTATCAGCAGATCCGCCGCCTCAAGCCCGGCCAGAAAATTCGTCTGCGTAAAGACTATTAGCAGTTTGTGAGTTAGGGAGTTGAGGAGTTTATGAGTTGGCGGGTTTAGGGTAAAGAGTGGCGCGAAACGAACGCATCAACTCTTCAACTCATAAACTCTCCCACTCACAAACTCCTCAACTCCCTAACTTTTTCCTTCCTCCTCGTATGCCCTCATTTTTGCTGCAACTGCTGCTCCGGCGCTTTGCGCTGCTGCTGGCGGCTTACCTGCTGTTGCGCGGCGGGTTTTATGCGGCCAACTATAGCGTGTTTGCCGAGGCCTCCGCGGCGCAAACGTTGTGGGCGTTCTGGCACGGTTTCCGGTTCGATTTATCGGCGCTTTTGCTGCTAAACTTTCCGTTCTTGCTGCTCTCGCTGATACCAGCATACGGGCGCACCTGGCAGCGCACGCTGCGGGGCGTGTACCTCACGCTCAACGCCCCGGGGCTGGTCCTGAACATCATCGACAGCCAGTACTTCAAATTCATCGGGCGGCGCACCTCCGATGAGCTGTTCACCATTACCGGCGACATTGAGCGGCAGGCCGGGCAGCTGGTGTGGCACTACTGGTTTTTGGTGCCGCCGTTTGCGGTGCTGTTTGGCTTGCTGTGGTACTTCTACCCCATGCCCAAAGCCGCGCCGGCGCCAGCTAACGCGGCTAACCCGCTGCGCCGCATGGCTCGCACCATGCTAGCGGTAGCGCTGGTGGCTGGCCTGGCAGTGCTGGGCATCCGCGGAGGGCTGCAGCTGAAACCCTTGCGGCCCGGCCACGCCTTCGTGCAGACGCCGCCGAGCCTGGGTCATCTGGCCCTCAACAGCACCTTTACCTTTATCAAAAGCTTTGGGCAGAAGGTGTTGGAGCGGCGTGACTACTTTGCCACGCCGGCCGCCTTGCAGCAGGCCCTAGGTGCCAGCTACCCCGCGCCGCGCCCGCAGCCCACCGCCACCCGCCCCGATAACGTGGTGATTTTGCTGGTGGAAGGCTTTGCCTCGGAGTACAACGGCATCGAAAACCCGGGCCAGCGCAGCTACACGCCTTTCTTCGATTCGCTGGCCACGCAGGGGCTGCTGTTTCGGGAGCACTACGCCAACGGCCGCCGTTCCATTGAGGCGCTGCCCGCCGTGTTGGCCGGTTTGCCGGGGCTGATGGAGTCGCCGTACATCACCTCCAACTTTCAGACAAACGAGCTGCACGGTTTAGGCGAACTGCTGGGGCGCCAGGGCTATACGACGTCGGTTTTTCATGGGGCCCAAAACGGCACCATGGGCTTCAATGTGTTTGCCGGCAAAGCGGGCATTCGGCAGTACTACGGGCTCGAAGAATATCCCCGCGGCGCCAAAAGCCCCGACTACGATGGGCACTGGGGCATTTTCGACGAGCCGTACCTGCAGTACTTCGCCCGGCAGCTTACGCAGCAGCGGCAGCCGTTTTTCTCAACGGTGTTCACGCTGACCTCGCACGAGCCCTTTCCGGTGCCGACGCAGTACCAGGGCCGCTTTGCACCCGGCGAGCTGCCCATTCATGCCTCCATCGGCTACACCGATTTTGCCCTGAAGCGCTTTTTCGCCACGGCCAGCCAGCAGCCGTGGTACCGCAATACGCTGTTCATTCTGCTCGCCGACCACACCTCGCAAAGCCTGCAACCCGGTTACCAGAACCTGCTCGGCGCCTACAAAACGCCGCTGCTCCTGTTTCACCCCGGTGGTAAGCTACCGGCTGCCGATGTGCACCGCATTACGCAGCAAGCCGATGTGCCCGCCACCGTGCTCGATTACCTAGGCTTTGGCGCCGATGCCAGCCAGCTGCTGCCGTTTGGGTATTCGGTGTTCGACAATCGAGTAACTGGGCGTGCGGTATTCCTCTCGGGCAACACTTACTACCTGGTGCACCGCGACTACGTAACCGAGCTGACGACCGACAACCAGGTGCGCCTCTACCCCTACCGCACCCACAGCCTGCCGGCCCAGCCGCTGGCGCAGCCACCTAGGGACAAACAGCAGGCCTACGGCAACGAGCTACGCGCTTTGGTGCAGTTCTTTACCAATGGGCTGCTCGATAATACTTTGTATCCGAAGCTCAGTGCACCAACAACTGTAGCGCGGACTTTGTAGTCCGCGTCCGCGGATAGTAATGTCTGACCTAGGGAAATGTAGCGCAGGCTTGGCTACGCCTTCCTACGGTTCAGCCCGCGTTGGCGTGAACGATTGCTGCTGCGCGGTTACGCCCTACGACGACGTGCTGGCACACGCGGGCTAAAGCCCGCGCTACACCGCGCTAACGGCAACGATTGATTTTACTATCCGGGGACGCGGACTACAAAGTCCGCGCTACTTCCAGCAGTTCCAGCGCCTCGGCGTAGGTTGGAATAAACGTAAGTGCCTGCGTGGTGCGCTCGATGCTGTGCACGCGCCAGCAACAGTGCTGCACGCCGTTGGTTACGAGCAGCAGCGGGGCGCCAATCGTTTGGTTGTAGGTGGCAATTTGCATAGCCACATCAGCGGTAAGCGGCACGCTGGCGGCTTTGCACTCTACCAGCAGCAGCGGCTGGCCTGCCGGGCCCAGGGCGTGCAGATCGGTGCGTTTGCGGCGTTGGTTGTAGGTGTGGCCGCGCTCCAGGCTGAGCAGGCCGCGCGGGTACCCCAGGTGCTCAACCAAGTAGTTTACAACGTGTTGCCGCACCCATTCTTCGGGGGTGCACACCACGTTGCGGCGGCGGAGCACGTCCCAGATCAACAGATTCGGGCCCGATTGCGTAACTTT
The sequence above is drawn from the Hymenobacter sp. YIM 151858-1 genome and encodes:
- a CDS encoding DUF1573 domain-containing protein is translated as MLRTLTTSLLGLCLLLTALGASAQGVLEFTQTMHDFGNVAEGSVATHEFKFKNTGNQPVVIANVQASCGCTTPDWTKTPVMPGKTGFIRAAYNSAGRPGQFNKTVTVTSNAATPTLVLTIKGAVVDKAEMAKSYTAAQIAKSPKLTLDRKLHDFGKMESGQQLTAKFTVKNTGKSDLQLGSITSNCYCVSLRNQPKALKPGESATIELQYAQRQIGQMADVVTLHSNDITGPDATITLKANVVQSLSQQSMLKEGAAAVPFK
- the ald gene encoding alanine dehydrogenase, with the protein product MIIGVPKEIKNNENRVGVTPAGVAEFRKAGHTVYVQTSAGEGSGFSDADYEQAGAMLLPTIADVYGQAEMIVKVKEPIQEEYQLIREGQLLFTYFHFASSEELTHAMIERKATCLAYETVELPNRSLPLLVPMSEVAGRMAPQEGAKYLEKPLKGRGILLGGVPGVRPAQVLILGGGVVGTNAAKVAAGFGAQVTIMDISLNRLRELDDIMPKNVVTQYSNDYNIRAAIKEADLIIGAVLIPGAKAPHLVTREMLKDMKPGAVVVDVAVDQGGCIETCTPTTHENPTFIIDDVVHYCVANMPGAVPYTSTLALTNATLPYAIKLANLGWREACLRDASLRLGLNVVNGEVVYKGVAEAWGLPLTNVSKILEPAHA
- a CDS encoding SMI1/KNR4 family protein, whose protein sequence is MQDITYIGEPISDSATFKLLPFEMQAFMLQHNGMVAFLGGLHIRGCCHEPAWHSLREAWQGENAFWRTYASVKQSDLPFAQDAVGNQFLLRRGEVWWLDTETGEMENLGVDFVRFIRGVELYPDQALDLQAVSMFTNLGAVLQPGELLAVYPPNCIKAENENFNLTRMPVDVRLGSLANLYQQIRRLKPGQKIRLRKDY
- a CDS encoding LTA synthase family protein — encoded protein: MPSFLLQLLLRRFALLLAAYLLLRGGFYAANYSVFAEASAAQTLWAFWHGFRFDLSALLLLNFPFLLLSLIPAYGRTWQRTLRGVYLTLNAPGLVLNIIDSQYFKFIGRRTSDELFTITGDIERQAGQLVWHYWFLVPPFAVLFGLLWYFYPMPKAAPAPANAANPLRRMARTMLAVALVAGLAVLGIRGGLQLKPLRPGHAFVQTPPSLGHLALNSTFTFIKSFGQKVLERRDYFATPAALQQALGASYPAPRPQPTATRPDNVVILLVEGFASEYNGIENPGQRSYTPFFDSLATQGLLFREHYANGRRSIEALPAVLAGLPGLMESPYITSNFQTNELHGLGELLGRQGYTTSVFHGAQNGTMGFNVFAGKAGIRQYYGLEEYPRGAKSPDYDGHWGIFDEPYLQYFARQLTQQRQPFFSTVFTLTSHEPFPVPTQYQGRFAPGELPIHASIGYTDFALKRFFATASQQPWYRNTLFILLADHTSQSLQPGYQNLLGAYKTPLLLFHPGGKLPAADVHRITQQADVPATVLDYLGFGADASQLLPFGYSVFDNRVTGRAVFLSGNTYYLVHRDYVTELTTDNQVRLYPYRTHSLPAQPLAQPPRDKQQAYGNELRALVQFFTNGLLDNTLYPKLSAPTTVARTL
- a CDS encoding type I restriction enzyme HsdR N-terminal domain-containing protein, with the protein product MQALNLPPFAYKVTQSGPNLLIWDVLRRRNVVCTPEEWVRQHVVNYLVEHLGYPRGLLSLERGHTYNQRRKRTDLHALGPAGQPLLLVECKAASVPLTADVAMQIATYNQTIGAPLLLVTNGVQHCCWRVHSIERTTQALTFIPTYAEALELLEVARTL